The Salvelinus fontinalis isolate EN_2023a chromosome 36, ASM2944872v1, whole genome shotgun sequence genome window below encodes:
- the cct7 gene encoding T-complex protein 1 subunit eta — protein MMPTPVILLKEGTDTSQGVPQLISNINACQVIAEAVRTTLGPRGMDKLMVDGRGKATISNDGATILKLLDVVHPAAKTLVDIARSQDAEVGDGTTSVTLLAAEFLKQLKPYVEEGLHPQTIIRAFRSATHLAVKKIREISVTVKKDDKKEQRELLVKCAATAMNSKLIAGQKEFFSEMVVEAVMMLDELLPLKMIGIKKVQGGALEESHLVAGVAFKKTFSYAGFEMQPKRYDQPKIALLNVELELKAEKDNAEVRVKSVEDYQAIVDAEWNILYDKLEKIYKSGAKVVLSKLPIGDVATQYFADRDLFCAGRVQEEDLKRTMMACGGSIQTSVGSMTDDVLGRCEVFEEVQVGGERYNFFKGCPRSHTCTIILRGGAEQFMEETERSLHDAIMIVRRAIKNDSIVAGGGAIEMELSKYLRDYSRTIPGKQQLLIGAYAKALEIIPRQLCDNAGFDATNILNKLRAKHAQGGMWYGVDVNNEDIADNYLACVWEPSIVRINALTAASEAACLILSVDETIKNPRSSVEGPPGGGRGRGRGRPHAH, from the exons ccCACACCGGTTATCCTGCTTAAGGAGGGGACAGATACGTCTCAGGGCGTCCCTCAGCTGATCAGCAACATCAATGCCTGCCAGGTCATCGCTGAGGCCGTCCGCACCACACTTGGGCCTCGCGGCATGGACAAACTCATGGTGGATGGCAGag GTAAAGCCACCATCTCCAATGACGGGGCGACCATCCTGAAGCTGCTGGATGTGGTTCACCCTGCTGCCAAGACCCTGGTGGACATCGCACGCTCCCAGGATGCCgag GTGGGTGACGGTACCACGTCTGTAACCCTGTTGGCAGCAGAGTTCCTGAAGCAGTTGAAGCCGTACGTGGAGGAGGGTCTCCACCCCCAGACCATCATCAGAGCCTTCCGCAGCGCTACGCACCTGGCCGTCAAGAAGATCCGAGAGATCTCTGTCACCGTCAAGAAGGACGACAAGAA AGAACAGAGGGAACTCTTAGTGAAGTGTGCTGCCACAGCCATGAACTCCAAGCTGATCGCAG GTCAGAAGGAGTTCTTCAGTGAGATGGTGGTGGAGGCTGTCATGATGCTCGATGAGCTGCTGCCTCTCAAGATGATCGGGATCAAGAAGGTGCAGGGAGGAGCTCTGGAG gaGTCTCACCTGGTAGCTGGCGTGGCCTTCAAGAAGACGTTCTCCTACGCCGGGTTTGAGATGCAGCCTAAACGTTACGACCAGCCCAAGATCGCTCTGCTCAATGTAGAGCTGGAGCTGAAGGCCGAGAAGGACAATGCAGAGGTCCGCGTCAAATCTGTTGAG GACTACCAGGCCATCGTAGATGCAGAGTGGAACATCCTGTATGACAAGCTGGAGAAGATCTACAAGTCAGGAGCCAAG GTGGTCCTGTCTAAGCTGCCCATTGGAGATGTGGCCACACAGTACTTTGCTGACCGGGATCTGTTTTGTGCCGGACGTGTTCAGGAGGAGGACCTCAAGAGGACAATGATG GCCTGCGGGGGCTCCATCCAGACCAGTGTTGGCTCCATGACAGACGATGTCCTGGGGCGCTGTGAAGTCTTTGAAGAGGTGCaggttggaggagagag GTATAACTTCTTCAAGGGTTGTCCTCGCTCCCATACGTGTACCATCATCCTGAGGGGCGGAGCCGAGCAGTTCATGGAGGAGACGGAACGCTCTCTACACGACGCCATCATGATCGTACGCAGAGCCATCAAG aATGACTCCATCGTGGCTGGCGGAGGTGCGATCGAGATGGAACTCTCAAAGTATCTGCGTGATTATTCCAGAACCATTCCTGGCAAGCAGCAGCTGCTGATTGGAGCATACGCTAAGGCTCTAGAGATTATCCCCAGACAGCTGTGTGACAACGCAGGCTTCGATGCCACCAACATACTCAACAAGCTGCGGGCCAAGCACgcacag GGTGGTATGTGGTACGGTGTAGACGTGAACAATGAGGATATAGCTGATAACTACTTGGCGTGTGTGTGGGAACCCTCCATCGTGCGTATCAACGCCCTGACTGCCGCCAGCGAGGCCGCCTGCCTCATCCTCTCAGTGGACGAGACCATCAAGAACCCGCGCAGTAGCGTAGAAGGGCCACCAGGGGGCGGGAGAGGCCGGGGACGTGGCAGACCCCATGCTCACTAA